A single window of Nicotiana sylvestris chromosome 3, ASM39365v2, whole genome shotgun sequence DNA harbors:
- the LOC104236205 gene encoding uncharacterized protein codes for MRWSKSAGASGVILLWLCLLHFTEASVHDYNGEKFVSKGNAFVVHGGSEGIYASTPNFTDSPSSDSFIRFEKIVFRRPKEFSNFSSDPIHAIVFEVDDRESIGGSAYGGQRAVCCTADLAKLGVCTQGQIIHRPSANNPGWPKVFSASFSTDEVEVALQSRSIPITKTGMYNVYFIHCEPYLKDINVEGKTIWKNPTGYLPGRMAPLMNFYGFMSLAFVLLGIFWFSQYARFWREVIPLQNCITLVITLGMLEMAFWYFDYAEFNETGVRPTGTTVWAVTFGTVKRTVSRLVILMVSMGFGVVRPTLGGLTSKVLLLGGTFFLASEVLELVENVGAVSDFSGKARIFFVLPVAFLDAFFILWIFTSLSATLNKLQARRLLAKLDIYRKFTNALVVAVIVSVGWTCYELYFKSTDVYNERWQNAWIIPAFWQVLSFSLLCIICALWAPSQNSMRYAYSDDGEEFDKDVTLTLIKPSPLPKDVRSQPEVRPTLGNDGFPNGDEVEDKTE; via the exons ATGCGGTGGTCGAAGTCAGCTGGAGCTTCAGGAGTAATCCTACTGTGGTTATGTTTGCTCCATTTCACAGAAGCTTCAGTGCATGACTATAATGGGGAGAAATTCGTGAGCAAAGGCAATGCATTTGTTGTCCACGGTGGCAGCGAAGGAATTTACGCCTCTACTCCTAACTTCACTGATTCTCCTTCCTCTGACTCTTTCATTCG GTTTGAAAAGATTGTATTTCGGAggccaaaagaattctcaaactttagTTCAGACCCAATTCATGCAATTGTTTTTGAGGTGGATGATCGAGAGTCAATTGGGGGCTCAGCCTACGGTGGCCAAAGAGCTGTTTGTTGCACAGCAGATCTTGCAAAACTTGGAGTTTGTACACAAGGGCAAATTATTCACCGCCCATCTGCTAATAATCCTGGATGGCCTAAAGTTTTTAGTGCCTCATTCAGCACTGATGAGGTTGAAGTAGCACTGCAGTCAAGATCGATCCCTATTACAAAAACTGGGATGTATAATGTGTATTTTATTCACTGTGAACCATATCTTAAGGATATTAATGTTGAAGGGAAAACCATATGGAAGAATCCTACTGGTTACCTACCTGGTAGAATGGCCCCCCTTATGAACTTCTATGGGTTCATGTCTCTTGCATTCGTGTTACTTGGGATCTTTTGGTTTTCGCAGTATGCAAGATTCTGGAGAGAAGTTATTCCTCTACAAAATTGTATTACACTCGTGATAACATTGGGCATGCTTGAAATGGCCTTTTGGTACTTTGACTATGCTGAATTCAATGAAACTGGAGTCAGGCCCACTGGTACCACTGTATGGGCTGTGACCTTTGGTACAGTAAAGCGCACAGTTTCACGTTTGGTCATTCTGATGGTCTCTATGGGCTTTGGTGTCGTTAGACCTACTTTAGGTGGTCTCACATCGAAGGTCCTTTTGCTTGGAGGAACTTTCTTTTTGGCTTCTGAAGTGCTTGAACTGGTAGAAAATGTTGGTGCAGTCAGTGATTTCTCAGGAAAAGCAAGGATATTTTTCGTACTTCCTGTGGCATTCTTGGATGCTTTCTTTATCCTTTGGATATTCACCTCCCTGTCAGCAACTTTGAATAAGCTTCAG GCTAGAAGGTTGTTGGCCAAATTAGACATTTACCGGAAGTTCACAAATGCATTGGTCGTCGCTGTTATTGTATCTGTTGGATGGACGTGCTACGAG CTATACTTCAAGTCCACTGATGTGTACAATGAGCGATGGCAAAATGCCTGGATTATTCCTGCCTTCTGGCAAGTACTATCTTTCTCTCTCCTTTGCATAATCTGCGCTCTTTGGGCACCATCTCAAAACTCCATGAG ATATGCCTATTCCGATGATGGTGAAGAGTTCGACAAGGACGTTACATTGACACTCATAAAGCCCTCCCCTCTGCCAAAGGATGTTAGAAGCCAACCTGAAGTGAGGCCAACACTGGGTAACGATGGGTTCCCTAATGGTGATGAGGTAGAAGACAAGACAGAGTAA
- the LOC104236204 gene encoding exocyst complex component EXO70A1-like: MESPEKNDAVAFESAEKIILRWDSTVSEEAREKMIFNGDRHEIDRYLEAVDEIQRSMESTTLSVSDDHDKANTAIQIAMARLEDEFRNILIAHTNAIEAESLTDPSLSEEDCRDTPRAGDDDSFSKELEKQESSTSSSYRSTNSIREVDLMPSEAIYDLRCIAERMISAGYLRECIQVYGSVRKSAVDSSFRKLGIEKLSIGDIQRLDWETLEAKIRRWIRAAKVCVRTLFASEKKLCEQIFEGLGTATDDACFMETIKGPAIQLFNFAEAISISRRSPEKLFKILDLHDALSDLLTDIEIVFESKSSESIRVQAVEILSRLGEAARGILSEFENAVLREPSRVPVPGGTIHPLTRYVMNYISLISDYKQTMVELIVSKPSTGSRYSSDPNTPDMDFSELEGQTPLALHLIWIIVILQFNLDGKSKHYKDTSLAHLFMMNNVHYIVEKIKGSPELREMIGDDYLRKLTGKFRQAAVNYQRATWVRVLHCLRDEGLHVSGSFSSGVSKSALRERFKAFNALFEEVHRTQSVWLIPDTQLKEELQISISEKLIPAYRSFLGRFRSHIESGRHPENYIKYSVEDLENAVLDFFEGYAVSQHLRRRSQ; the protein is encoded by the coding sequence ATGGAATCACCAGAAAAAAACGACGCCGTTGCATTTGAGTCAGCTGAGAAGATAATTCTCCGGTGGGATTCAACGGTATCTGAAGAAGCTAGAGAGAAGATGATATTCAACGGCGATCGTCACGAGATCGATCGCTATTTAGAAGCCGTTGATGAAATCCAACGGTCAATGGAGTCCACCACGCTCTCCGTCTCCGACGACCACGATAAAGCCAACACTGCGATCCAGATCGCCATGGCTCGTCTCGAGGACGAGTTCCGCAACATACTCATTGCTCACACGAACGCAATCGAAGCCGAATCATTAACTGATCCAAGTCTTTCAGAAGAAGACTGCCGCGATACTCCACGCGCCGGCGACGATGATTCGTTCAGCAAAGAGctggaaaaacaagagagtagcACCAGCAGCAGTTATCGATCTACTAACAGTATCCGCGAAGTCGATCTCATGCCGTCAGAAGCAATATACGATCTCCGGTGTATCGCGGAGCGTATGATTTCAGCTGGATATCTCCGGGAGTGTATTCAGGTGTATGGCAGTGTACGCAAGTCTGCTGTGGACTCGAGCTTCCGGAAGCTTGGAATAGAGAAGCTGAGCATAGGAGATATACAGAGACTTGATTGGGAGACCCTTGAAGCTAAGATTCGTAGATGGATACGAGCAGCAAAAGTATGCGTTCGCACACTTTTCGCCAGCGAGAAGAAGCTCTGCGAGCAAATCTTTGAAGGTTTGGGGACGGCAACGGATGATGCTTGCTTTATGGAGACTATTAAAGGTCCAGCTATTCAGCTGTTCAATTTTGCCGAAGCCATTAGCATTAGCAGGCGATCGCCTGAAAAGTTGTTTAAGATATTAGATCTTCATGATGCTTTATCGGATTTATTAACTGATATTGAAATTGTTTTCGAGTCAAAATCTTCGGAGTCAATTAGAGTTCAGGCAGTAGAGATATTGTCTAGGTTAGGGGAGGCTGCTAGAGGGATATTATCGGAATTTGAGAATGCAGTGCTTCGTGAACCTTCTAGGGTTCCTGTCCCCGGAGGGACAATTCATCCCTTAACTAGGTATGTCATGAACTATATAAGTTTAATCTCGGATTATAAGCAGACGATGGTTGAGTTGATTGTTTCAAAGCCTTCAACGGGATCAAGGTATTCGAGTGATCCTAATACACCTGATATGGATTTTAGTGAGCTAGAAGGGCAAACCCCGTTGGCGCTTCATTTGATTTGGATTATCGTCATTTTGCAGTTCAATTTGGATGGTAAGTCTAAGCACTATAAGGATACCTCTTTGGCTCATTTGTTTATGATGAATAATGTCCATTATATTGTTGAGAAGATTAAAGGATCACCTGAGTTAAGAGAGATGATTGGGGATGATTACTTGAGAAAGTTAACTGGGAAATTCCGGCAAGCTGCTGTCAATTACCAGAGAGCAACATGGGTGAGGGTTTTGCATTGTTTGAGAGATGAGGGATTACACGTGAGTGGGAGTTTTTCATCCGGGGTGTCCAAGAGTGCATTGAGAGAGAGGTTTAAGGCATTCAACGCCTTGTTTGAAGAGGTTCACAGGACTCAGTCCGTGTGGTTGATACCAGATACGCAGCTCAAGGAGGAGCTGCAAATTTCCATATCCGAAAAGTTAATCCCAGCATATAGATCATTTCTTGGACGGTTCAGGAGCCATATAGAAAGTGGGAGGCATCCGGAAAATTATATAAAGTATTCTGTGGAGGATTTAGAGAATGCTGTCTTGGATTTCTTTGAGGGGTACGCTGTATCACAGCACTTGCGGAGAAGATCTCAGTGA
- the LOC138888491 gene encoding uncharacterized protein, translated as MANDTGNRAVPMMTVNASTSRTPALAPAEKLGKFSGIDFKHWQQKIGLEDNLYNVYSNMETSKELWTAPEKKYKTEDVGMKKFVGAEFLDYKMVDSNIFTNGIFIEGLVINEAFQVAAIIKKLTPLWKDFKNYLKYKRNEMSLEDLIVWLRIEEDNKAVEKKGRGNSTIMGANIVEATSQIKRKRKHASGPRNNPSKKRFSGNCYNSGKAGHRSVECRAPKKYKKNGQENMVEKHEDIDELLLCFLNATW; from the exons ATGGCAAATGACACCGGAAACCGAGCTGTTCCTATGATGACTGTCAATGCATCGACAAGCCGAACACCGGCGTTGGCACCGGCAGAAAAACTTGGAAAATTTtccgggattgatttcaagcactggcagcagaagat cggactggaggataatttgtataacgtctacagtaatatggagacgtcaaaagaactGTGGACTGCGcctgaaaagaaatacaaaaccgaagATGTCGGGATGAAGAAATTTGTTGGCGCagaatttttggactacaaaatggtagatagcaa tatttttactaacggaattttcattgaaggtcttgtcatcaatgaagcattccaagttgcAGCAATTATTAAGAAGTTGACTCCTTTGTGGAAAGATTTCAAGAACTACTTGAAATACAAACGAAatgagatgtcccttgaagatctcattgtttggttgagaatcgaagaggacaacaaagcagTTGAAAAGAAAGgtcgtggaaactcaacaataatgggagcaaatattgttgaggctACTTCTCAAATTAAGAGAAAGAGGAAGCATGCTTCTGGGCCAAGAAATAACCCAAgtaagaagcggttcagtggaaattGCTACAACAGTGGAAAAGCTGGACACAGATCTGTAGAGTGTCGTGCTCCAAAGAAATATAAGAAGAATGGTCAAgaaaacatggttgaaaagcacgaagatattgatgaattgttgttatgctttctgaatgcaacctggtag
- the LOC104236203 gene encoding pollen receptor-like kinase 3, which translates to MANIFHVMIKTCLICIVFLINYPMPSISVTHTEALLKLKQSFTNAESLDSWKPETDPCDKNSRWIGVICQNQIVRSVLLGRMNLSGNIDVDSLSQLSGLRTLSFRSNLFSGPIPEFNRMGALKGLYLSANQFSGEIPSNYFDKMQSLKKLWLSGNKFTGEIPSSILQLHHLIELHLENNQFSGPIPTLNQSTLLSLDLSNNNLKGEIPESLSRFNASSFKGNAEVCGEKLGKVCDQAPNNSNNNNTTNNKSHGNSNKSISIWVMIASIVLLLVMVVGIYFMCRRQQNRRAAIESFEEPSLGRRISSDSKKSFELSRRGSSIRKGSINGKRVGDLTMVNDDKGEFGLADLMKAAAEVLGNGPLGSSYKALMANGLTVVVKRIKEMNKIGKDGFDAEVRRLGRLRHKNILTLLAYHYRKEEKLFVYEYIPKGSLLFLLHGDRGIPHAELNWPVRLKIVQGIAQGLSYLHTELASDLPHGDLKSSNILINTDHEPILTGYGFYTLINNAHAAQALIAFKSPEAVQNHQVTPKSDVYCLGIVILEILTGKFPSQYLNTGKGGIDIVQWVKSAIAEGREAELYDPDIIASAKNSTSQMKELLHIGAACVESNPQQRINITEVIRRIEEIQQQTGQTIQIIPSLRDGCAEIPVS; encoded by the exons ATGGCCAATATTTTCCATGTTATGATCAAAACATGCCTTATTTGCATTGTTTTCTTGATCAATTACCCTATGCCTTCAATTTCTGTTACGCATACTGAAGCCTTATTGAAGCTGAAGCAATCATTTACAAATGCAGAGTCTTTGGATTCTTGGAAACCCGAGACCGATCCGTGTGACAAAAATAGTCGTTGGATTGGTGTCATTTGTCAAAATCAAATTGTTAGGAGTGTTCTACTTGGACGAATGAATTTATCTGGAAATATAGACGTTGATTCATTGTCACAACTTTCTGGTTTACGAACACTTAGTTTTCGTAGCAATTTGTTCTCTGGACCGATCCCTGAATTCAATCGAATGGGTGCTTTAAAAGGACTTTATTTGTCTGCAAATCAATTTTCTGGTGAAATTCCATCGAATTATTTCGATAAAATGCAGTCTTTGAAGAAGTTATGGCTTTCTGGCAATAAATTTACTGGTGAAATTCCATCATCAATATTACAACTGCATCATTTGATTGAGTTGCATTTAGAGAATAACCAGTTTTCAGGTCCAATCCCAACGTTGAACCAGTCGACCTTGTTATCACTCGATCTTTCGAATAATAATTTGAAAGGGGAAATTCCAGAAAGTTTATCAAGATTCAATGCAAGTTCTTTTAAGGGAAATGCTGAGGTTTGTGGAGAGAAATTAGGCAAAGTTTGTGATCAGGCCCCAAATAATAGCAATAATAATAATACCACAAATAACAAAAGTCATGGAAATTCGAATAAAAGCATCTCAATTTGGGTCATGATAGCGTCAATTGTACTGTTATTGGTCATGGTAGTAGGAATATACTTCATGTGTCGTAGGCAACAAAATCGTCGCGCTGCTATTGAAAGTTTTGAGGAGCCATCACTCGGGAGGAGAATTTCGAGTGATAGCAAGAAATCGTTTGAATTAAGTCGAAGAGGCAGCTCGATACGCAAAGGATCAATAAATGGGAAGCGCGTAGGCGATTTGACAATGGTAAATGATGATAAGGGTGAGTTTGGGTTAGCAGATTTGATGAAAGCTGCAGCAGAAGTGTTAGGGAATGGGCCATTGGGTTCTTCTTATAAAGCATTGATGGCAAATGGATTGACAGTAGTTGTAAAGAGGATTAAAGAAATGAACAAGATTGGAAAAGATGGTTTTGATGCAGAGGTTAGGCGTTTAGGAAGattaagacataaaaatattctaACACTTTTGGCTTATCATTATCGTAAGGAAGAGAAGTTGTTTGTATATGAGTACATTCCTAAAGGCAGCTTGCTGTTCCTACTTCATG GTGATCGAGGAATTCCCCATGCTGAGCTCAACTGGCCAGTGCGTTTAAAGATTGTACAAGGAATAGCTCAAGGATTAAGTTATCTTCACACTGAACTTGCCTCTGATTTGCCTCACGGCGATCTGAAATCGAGTAATATACTTATAAACACAGACCACGAGCCAATACTCACAGGTTACGGATTCTACACCTTAATCAACAATGCACACGCAGCTCAAGCACTAATCGCCTTCAAATCTCCAGAGGCAGTACAAAATCACCAAGTTACACCCAAATCCGACGTTTATTGCCTAGGAATTGTCATTCTCGAGATATTAACAGGGAAATTCCCGTCCCAATATCTAAATACCGGTAAAGGAGGGATTGATATTGTGCAATGGGTGAAATCTGCGATTGCTGAGGGAAGAGAAGCTGAATTATATGATCCAGATATAATAGCAAGTGCCAAAAATTCAACGAGTCAAATGAAAGAATTACTTCATATTGGTGCAGCTTGTGTAGAGAGTAATCCACAACAAAGGATAAATATTACAGAAGTAATTAGGAGAATTGAAGAAATACAACAACAAACGGGACAAACGATTCAGATAATACCATCACTGAGAGATGGATGTGCTGAAATACCAGTGTCATAA